The following proteins come from a genomic window of Miscanthus floridulus cultivar M001 chromosome 2, ASM1932011v1, whole genome shotgun sequence:
- the LOC136516692 gene encoding cullin-4-like → MSQPHAAAAASKRPFSSTTTSPSPTSSPATRLMKKAKHPAASSSSAGTVEKNGIHLDTAVAAAATGGGRTNGEEDAEMVLVDQDELPAPSAPASAGVAANLFRKKATLPQPSTSARKPLRIKIGQPKLPKNFEEDTWAILKDAITAIFLKQKLSCDVEKLYQAAGDLCLHKLGANLYERIKKECEIHIAEKISALVGQSPDLVVFLSLVQRTWQDFCDQMLIIRGIALLLDVKYVKNVANICSVWDMGLQLFRKHLSLSPEIEHKTVTGLLRLIDSERLGEAIDRTLLSHLLKMLTALGMYSESFEKPFLECTSEFYATEGVKYMQQSDIPDYLKHVESRLQEEHERCILYLEANTRKPLIATTEKQLLERHTSAIIEKGFTMLMDASRINDLSRMYNLFQRVNAVELLKLALSSYIRATGQAIIMDEEKDRELVPFLLDFKASLNKILEESFAKNEAFSNTIKDSFEHLINLRQNRPAELIAKFLDEKLRAGNKGTSEEELEGILDRVLVLFRFIQGKDVFEAFYKKDLAKRLLLGKSASIDAEKSMITKLKTECGSQFTNKLEGMFKDIELSKEINDSFRQSSQARTKLPSGIEMSVHVLTTGYWPTYPPMVVKLPHELNVYQDIFKEFYLSKYSGRRLMWQNSLGYCVLKADFPKGKKELAVSLFQSVVLMLFNDAQKLSFLDIKDSTGIEDKELRRTLQSLACGKVRVLQKIPKGRDVEDKDEFVFNEDFSAPLYRIKVNAIQMKETVEENTSTTERVFQDRQYQVDAAIVRIMKTRKVLSHTLLITELYQQLKFPVKPADIKKRIESLIDREYLERDRSNPQIYNYLA, encoded by the exons ATGTCTCAGCcccacgccgccgctgccgcctcgaAGCGCCCCTTCTCGTCCACCACCACATCCCCGTCCCCGACCTCCTCCCCTGCGACGCGGCTTATGAAGAAGGCCAAGCaccccgccgcctcctcctcctccgcgggGACCGTCGAGAAGAACGGCATCCACCTTGataccgccgtcgccgccgccgccacgggcGGGGGCCGAACGAACGGCGAGGAGGATGCGGAGATGGTGCTCGTGGACCAGGACGAGCTCCCCGCGCCCAGCGCGCCGGCCTCCGCGGGCGTTGCCGCCAACCTCTTCCGTAAGAAGGCCACGCTCCCGCAGCCGTCGACCTCCGCCCGCAAGCCCCTCCGCATCAAAATAG GTCAACCAAAACTGCCAAAAAACTTCGAAGAGGATACATGGGCGATTTTGAAGGATGCTATCACAGCTATTTTTCTCAAGCAGAAACTTTCTTGTGATGTTGAGAAACTCTATCAG GCTGCTGGTGATCTTTGTCTACACAAGCTAGGGGCAAACCTATATGAACGAATCAAGAAAGAATGTGAAATACACATAGCTGAAAAAATATCAGCATTAGTAGGCCAAAGCCCAGATTTGGTTGTATTTTTGTCTCTGGTCCAAAGAACATGGCAAGATTTTTGTGATCAGATGTTGATTATTCGTGGTATTGCTTTACTTCTTGATGTAAAATATGTCAAGAATGTGGCGAATATTTGTTCAGTGTGGGATATGGGACTGCAACTGTTCCGCAAGCATCTATCACTATCCCCGGAGATTGAACACAAAACTGTAACAGGCCTTCTCAGATTGATCGATAGTGAGAG GCTTGGTGAAGCAATAGATAGGACATTACTTAGTCATCTTCTGAAGATGCTTACTGCTCTTGGAATGTATTCTGAGAGTTTTGAAAAGCCCTTTCTTGAATGCACTTCTGAATTTTATGCTACGGAAGGTGTTAAATATATGCAGCAATCTGATATTCCAGACTACCTGAAGCATGTGGAG TCGAGGTTACAAGAAGAACATGAAAGGTGTATTCTATATTTGGAAGCTAACACAAGGAAGCCACTGATTGCAACTACTGAAAAGCAATTGCTAGAACGTCATACATCTGCAATTATTGAGAAG GGGTTCACTATGCTCATGGATGCAAGTCGTATAAATGACCTCTCGAGGATGTACAACCTTTTCCAGAGGGTTAATGCTGTTGAGCTGCTAAAACTAGCGCTTAGTTCATATATCCGGGCTACAGGCCAGGCCATTATTATGGATGAGGAAAAGGACAGAGAattagttccatttcttctcgaTTTTAAGGCGTCACTCAACAAAATATTGGAAGAAAGTTTTGCCAAGAATGAGGCTTTCTCCAATACCATAAAAGATTCATTTGAGCACCTTATCAATCTAAGACAG AACCGACCTGCGGAATTGATTGCAAAGTTTCTTGATGAGAAACTTCGAGCTGGCAATAAAGGGACATCAGAAGAAGAGCTGGAGGGTATACTTGATAGAGTTTTGGTCCTGTTTCGGTTTATACAA GGTAAAGATGTATTTGAGGCATTCTACAAGAAGGATCTAGCTAAGAGGTTGCTGCTTGGGAAGAGCGCATCAATAGATGCTGAAAAATCGATGATCACAAAA CTCAAAACTGAGTGTGGAAGTCAGTTTACCAACAAGCTGGAGGGAATGTTCAAG GACATTGAATTATCCAAAGAAATAAATGATTCATTCAGGCAATCATCTCAAGCTAGGACAAAGCTTCCCTCTGGCATTGAAATGAGTGTCCATGTGCTTACAACAGG CTATTGGCCTACATATCCACCAATGGTCGTGAAACTCCCACACGAACTGAATGTGTATCAG GATATATTTAAAGAGTTCTATTTGAGCAAGTACAGTGGAAGGCGTTTAATGTGGCAAAATTCTTTGGGATACTGTGTCTTGAAAGCGGACTTTCCCAAAGGCAAAAAGGAACTCGCAGTGTCATTGTTTCAG AGTGTGGTTTTGATGTTGTTCAATGACGCACAAAAATTAAGCTTCCTTGACATCAAAGATTCCACTGGTATCGAGGATAAAGAATTGAGACGGACACTGCAATCACTTGCATGTGGTAAAGTTCGGGTTCTCCAAAAG ATACCAAAAGGGAGAGATGTAGAAGATAAGGATGAATTTGTATTCAATGAAGATTTTAGTGCTCCCCTCTATCGCATAAAG GTAAATGCAATTCAAATGAAGGAGACAGTAGAAGAAAACACGAGCACCACTGAGAGAGTGTTCCAGGATCGGCAGTATCAG GTTGATGCGGCCATAGTTCGAATAATGAAGACGCGGAAGGTCCTCAGCCACACCCTTCTAATAACGGAGCTTTACCAGCAG CTCAAGTTCCCTGTTAAGCCGGCTGATATCAAGAAAAGAATAGAGAGCTTGATCGACCGGGAGTACCTGGAGCGGGACAGGAGTAACCCCCAGATCTACAACTACCTGGCTTGA